The following DNA comes from Athene noctua chromosome 1, bAthNoc1.hap1.1, whole genome shotgun sequence.
TTGCAGATGATTGTAgatagagaattaaaaaaaaaagataaaactcaaGACCCAGTGCAAGAAAGTTACCACCTTTGTGATCCCCCAACTTGTATTTTGGAAACGGTGGATCCACTTAATAATATCAGAGTTGCAGTCAGATGTCTCTACTTTAGAAGAGCTTAGCGTACCCTACGCATGAGAGAAATTTTGTAGTTCTGTTTTAGCCTGTTTGCTATTAATGCTAGATGACATTTTTCATATACACTTTTAAatgtttcaggtgaaaaaaagcttcttttaaTCTAACTGAATATACACAAAAAACATACTACAAAAACCAATACTGGAGACTGATGTAGTGAATAAGAGAAGTAGctcaattattttcaaaacaaaacaacagggaCATTTCACATACCTGGCTTATTGTAGGGAGCTTAGTGAGAAGCATTTGAAACACTGGTGGTGGAAGAGTCTGCTGTAGAACTTGTAGTAGCTGCTGCGGCTGTCCACACACAGCAATGGCATTGGTCAAGTGATCAACACCTTTCTCATATTCACCTGTATGACAAACCATAATGTTATGAAATCAACCTTCTTTCACACCGTGAAGTATTTACATAAAACATCCATCAACGGTGGATTACATTACTGAGACTCAATCCacagttttctttcctcctcccttgaTGGATCTTCTGAACTCAGGTTAGAAACAAGTAAAAAGCTCTTCCTAGGTGAATTTGACTCCCCAAAGATCTTAATATACAAAAATTATCTTCTAACACaggtaaagaaaaattattttacaactTATCCTTCCAAACAAAATTATGCTATTACCTTGAGCTAGTAGTTCCTCGCCAAGCTGAATCTCCTCGAGGAAAAACTTCTGAACTGCTTCTGCATCTTTCAGATCAGGCAACTGTAACACACAAAGTAAAACTAAAGTTGGCCCTTAAACATAAGTTAATAAAAAAGTtagcagaaaacattttcaactGAAATCAAACACAACACCATACTGTTACATTGAAACTggcaaaaaaaatctaaaattgtTACTGTTAAGTTAAATGTACACAGaatgtttctgaaaatcagaCTCAGGTCTCCTGTCATCACACCACAAATCTGTAGAGACGGAGCCTGAAATGTGTCTACTCAGTTTATTAAGCACACAATTTTGTAGCGCATATAAATTCAAAGGTGTGTTATGTTTATCAtaactatatatattttcttctagGATCCACTGGCAATAAGGAAAGAGAAATCaaatacttacagaaaaaaaatatcaagtttAGTTATAGGTGTATCCCATCAATGATTTTTAAGTCTGAAAAGTCCTTGCACATGCTACAGAGGAAAACACCATCTAATCACACAGTAAATGTACTTTCT
Coding sequences within:
- the TOMM20 gene encoding mitochondrial import receptor subunit TOM20 homolog is translated as MMVGKTSAIAAGLCGALFIGYCIYFDRKRRSDPNFKNRLRERRKKQKLAKERAGLSKLPDLKDAEAVQKFFLEEIQLGEELLAQGEYEKGVDHLTNAIAVCGQPQQLLQVLQQTLPPPVFQMLLTKLPTISQRIVSAQCLAEDDVE